From a single Sporosarcina oncorhynchi genomic region:
- a CDS encoding PepSY domain-containing protein, giving the protein MKKLLLGLVIIMAMISLYSYQLPIMSTGEAIVSAEKHLQNPPKEWGKSFSDYDWNDTPLENVVVSLNQKNDFWSNLTNRMNWEVTLKNNGAEPTVVIDAYTGKLIDIYGPLN; this is encoded by the coding sequence TTGAAAAAGTTGCTATTGGGTTTAGTTATTATTATGGCAATGATTTCTTTATACTCATATCAGTTGCCAATTATGAGTACAGGAGAAGCGATAGTAAGTGCAGAAAAACACTTGCAAAATCCACCAAAGGAGTGGGGAAAGTCATTTTCAGACTATGATTGGAATGATACTCCATTAGAAAACGTTGTTGTATCGCTAAATCAAAAGAATGATTTTTGGAGCAACTTAACAAATAGAATGAATTGGGAAGTCACTCTAAAAAATAATGGTGCAGAGCCAACAGTTGTTATAGATGCTTATACAGGTAAACTCATTGATATTTATGGACCGTTAAACTAA